Proteins from one Desmodus rotundus isolate HL8 chromosome 9, HLdesRot8A.1, whole genome shotgun sequence genomic window:
- the KRT26 gene encoding keratin, type I cytoskeletal 26 translates to MSFRLARGSGQVCSQAASSRRSGGGTGFGAGNVCGGSGAGGSFSCTLGSASSGRGFYGGGGGGLGSGICAGFLGNEQGLLSGNEKVTMQNLNDRLASYVDHVRALEEANADLEQKIRGWYERYGPGSCRGLDLDYSRYSSVIEDLKRQIISGTICKASIALQNENARLTANDFRLKYENELALHQSVEADISGLHRVMDELTLCTTDLEIRCETLSEELTYLKKNHEEEMEVLQCSAGGNVNVEMNAAPGVDLTVLLNNVRAEYEDLAEQNCKETEAWFNEKSASLQQQISDDAGAATVARNELVELKRNLQTLEIELQSLRATKHSYECSLAENEGYYRLQLQQIQDQIGAMEKQLQQIRTETAGQKLEYEQLLDTKITLEKEIETYCTLIDEDGRKNKSTCDKSKECEPINSENQVKDSKEETIIKTVVEELDQLGNVLSLRVRSFEEKSSKISNITMEQRVPSKAP, encoded by the exons ATGTCCTTTCGGCTTGCTAGGGGATCCGGGCAGGTCTGCTCTCAAGCTGCCTCGAGTCGGAGGTCTGGTGGAGGAACAGGCTTCGGGGCTGGGAATGTGTGCGGTGGGTCGGGAGCTGGAGGCAGCTTTTCCTGTACTCTTGGGAGTGCTTCTTCTGGAAGAGGTTtctatggtggtggtggtggagggttGGGAAGTGGTATCTGCGCTGGTTTTCTTGGAAATGAGCAAGGCCTCCTCTCTGGGAACGAAAAGGTGACCATGCAGAACCTCAATGACCGCCTGGCATCCTACGTGGACCATGTGCGAGCTCTGGAGGAGGCAAACGCAGACCTCGAGCAGAAAATCAGGGGCTGGTATGAGAGATATGGGCCTGGCTCTTGCCGGGGGCTGGATCTTGACTATAGCAGATATTCCTCAGTCATTGAAGATCTTAAAAGGCAG ATTATTTCTGGGACCATCTGTAAGGCCAGCATTGctctacaaaatgaaaatgccagACTGACTGCTAATGACTTCAGGCTGAA GTATGAAAACGAGCTTGCTCTGCACCAGAGTGTTGAGGCAGACATCAGTGGGCTGCACAGAGTGATGGATGAGCTGACCCTTTGCACAACCGACCTGGAGATTCGGTGTGAAACGCTCAGCGAGGAATTGACATACCTGAAAAAAAATCACGAGGAG GAAATGGAAGTCCTGCAGTGTTCAGCAGGTGGGAACGTGAATGTGGAAATGAATGCAGCCCCTGGAGTGGACCTAACTGTTCTGTTGAACAACGTGAGGGCTGAGTATGAGGACTTGGCCGAGCAGAACTGCAAAGAGACCGAGGCCTGGTTTAACGAGAAG AGCGCTTCGCTGCAACAGCAAATTTCTGATGATGCGGGAGCAGCCACAGTGGCCAGAAATGAGCTGGTGGAACTGAAACGCAACCTGCAAACCTTGGAAATAGAACTTCAGTCCCTCAGGGCCACG AAACATTCCTACGAATGCTCCTTGGCAGAGAACGAAGGCTATTACCGCCTTCAGCTCCAGCAAATCCAGGATCAAATCGGGGCAATGGAGAAACAGCTCCAACAGATCCGAACGGAAACAGCAGGCCAGAAGCTGGAGTATGAACAGCTTCTAGATACCAAAataactttagaaaaagaaattgaaacttacTGCACATTAATAGATGAAGATGGAAG AAAAAACAAGTCTACATGTGACAAATCAAAAGAGTGTGAGCCCATAAATTCTGAAAATCAAGTCAAAG actcAAAAGAAGAAACTATTATTAAAACAGTGGTCGAGGAACTAGATCAACTCGGCAATGTCCTTTCATTGAGGGTCCGCTCATTTGAAGAAAAATCCTCTAAAATAAGCAATATTACTATGGAGCAACGAGTGCCTTCTAAAGCACCATAA
- the KRT25 gene encoding keratin, type I cytoskeletal 25, translated as MSLRLSSGSRRACPRTTTGSLRLSSGGATFGAGNACSMPGIGSGFSCAFGGNALGGNAGGSNSCAGFTVNEGGLLSGNEKVTMQNLNDRLASYLDNVRALEEANADLEQKIKGWYEKFGPGSCRGLDHDYSRYLPIIDDLKSQIIASTTSNANAVLQIDNARLTADDFRLKYENELALHQSVETDVNGLRRVLDEITLCRTDLEIQYETLSEEMTYLKKNHKEEMQVLQCAAGGNVNVEMNAAPGVDLTVLLNNMRAEYEALAEQNRRDAEAWFNEKSASLQQQISEDVGATTSARNELTEMKRSLQTLEIELQSLLATKHSLECSLSETESNYCAQLAQIQAQIGALEEQLHQVRTETEGQKLEYEQLLDIKVHLEKEIETYCLLIGGDDGACKSGGYKTKDYGPGNTGSQVKDPAKAIVVKKVLEEVDQRSKILSTRLHSLEEKSQSN; from the exons ATGTCTCTTCGGCTTTCCAGTGGCTCCAGGAGGGCCTGCCCCCGTACCACCACAGGATCGCTCCGGCTCTCCAGTGGGGGAGCCACCTTCGGGGCTGGAAATGCTTGCAGCATGCCTGGCATCGGAAGTGGCTTCTCCTGTGCCTTCGGGGGAAACGCACTGGGAGGAAATGCAGGCGGAAGCAATTCCTGTGCTGGCTTCACTGTGAATGAGGGGGGCCTCCTTTCGGGCAATGAAAAGGTAACCATGCAGAACCTCAACGACCGCCTGGCATCCTATCTGGACAACGTGCGTGCTCTGGAGGAGGCCAACGCAGACCTAGAGCAGAAGATCAAGGGCTGGTATGAGAAATTTGGGCCTGGCTCTTGCCGGGGGCTGGATCATGACTACAGTAGATACCTCCCTATAATCGATGATCTCAAAAGTCAG ATCATCGCTTCCACCACCAGCAATGCTAATGCCGTTCTCCAGATCGATAACGCCAGGCTGACAGCTGACGATTTCAGACTCAA GTATGAAAATGAGCTGGCGCTTCACCAGAGTGTAGAGACCGATGTCAACGGGCTACGCAGAGTTCTGGATGAAATAACCCTGTGCAGAACAGACCTGGAGATTCAGTACGAAACCCTGAGTGAGGAGATGACCTACCTCAAAAAGAACCATAAAGAG GAAATGCAAGTTCTGCAGTGCGCCGCAGGGGGCAACGTGAACGTGGAGATGAACGCGGCGCCCGGGGTGGACCTTACGGTCCTGCTGAACAACATGCGGGCTGAGTACGAGGCCCTTGCGGAGCAGAACCGCCGGGATGCGGAGGCCTGGTTCAACGAGAAG AGCGCCTCACTGCAACAGCAGATCTCTGAGGATGTCGGAGCCACGACCTCTGCACGCAATGAGCTGACTGAGATGAAGCGCAGCCTCCAAACCTTAGAAATTGAACTTCAGTCTCTCCTAGCCACG AAACACTCCCTGGAGTGCTCCTTGTCTGAGACGGAAAGCAACTACTGTGCACAGCTGGCCCAGATCCAGGCTCAGATCGGGGCCCTGGAGGAGCAGCTGCACCAGGTCAGAACCGAGACCGAGGGTCAGAAGCTGGAGTACGAGCAGCTGCTGGACATCAAGGTCCACCTGGAGAAAGAAATCGAGACCTATTGCCTCCTCATCGGTGGAGATGATgg GGCTTGCAAGTCTGGAGGTTACAAGACCAAAGATTATGGCCCTGGAAATACAGGAAGTCAAGTCAAAG atccGGCCAAAGCCATAGTGGTTAAGAAAGTTCTTGAGGAGGTAGATCAACGCAGCAAAATACTGAGCACCAGGCTCCACTCCCTGGAAGAGAAATCCCAAAGCAATTAG